ataatatactaatGTAACCCTAACACTTAAGCATTTATACtgacctatatatatatatatatatatatattggtcatttattttacaaaatgcttttattgataaaaattttgaagaaataaataaaagtgattTTGTAAATCTTTATTTGTTGGAAATAAGTGCAAAAATTAACAAAGACTTAACGCTATGATTTTTCTGTTATTGAATgttagtttatttttattagcttTTTTGTTAGGGCGAAATTGCTCAAAATGTAACTGTCATCATTATgcaaattattgatttttttatacaagttatattaaattaatatagaacgaatcataaatgaatatatgtcAACATAACGAACGGTTGATTGCCATAAAGATATCAAGATATATACTATGTTCACCTAGAGTTCTTAATTCATAGAGAATTTTATCAGTTGACTATAGTAACCTTTAGTAAGAAAaggattaaacaaaaatattcgaaagtatttatgtatatttatttgaaaatttagctaataattaatagataatttttctgttgttaaaaatttatttttttaatttattttcttaaacaaTTCAGTAGTAAAGATTAATTTGGAATTACGAAgcattaattctattatatatgatgattatttttcataatccaCCAATCAGATTATACGCAAAGTAAACGTGCAAGGCGCGGGAAGGTAgtatgatttttaaaaggtCGATGATCCCTCGTGCACTTTCATACATACGACCTGCTGACCTAACGTGATTTCAAATcgatacttatattatttgacGAGAAagattcttatattttttacctgttatatttttttcttcttttttctttttcttttttaacattatttatcaatgatcTCTTAGTATCAAAGGTATGGATAATTATCcataattaaatcattttgaatatttcttttttctatactttgtgcattaattttactatgattgtattaatacttaatattattgcacgaatatatattattcattaaaaatatacattaatgATTCACACATTACTGATGTATTGAAATCCATATCAACTAAAGAGATAAGATTTAGACTTATAGATAATGAAAGTTGACGAAAGTCAATTCTACTTAtcgcaaagaaagaaaaagaaatatgtcatATTTATGTCTTAAGTAAATATGAAACGGTGCTGTATGTTCCTCGTAAGTACAAAaggttttatatatttgagtGCGCGTGTATGTGCGGTGAAAGTATGGATGAAACGGTCGAGTTTCTCAGTGTGCCGTGCTGCACAAGCTATTCTTTGTGTAACTTagcctttattttatttcttctcaatattcttatgcaaagcaaaaaaaaaaaaaaaaaaaaaagaaaaatacaataaaaaaaaaaaagataaattttatttttctgatgttatataaatatgaatttatttgtacttttttttattattattcattgtttGACCGTTAATCGAATATTACGTCTTgggaaataaatagaattaatattattaatgcgaACGTCGAGGTTGTTTCTCTCATCTATTTTAGATATACGCGTTATCGGGAACTCtgctataataattatttattcgcgCAATATTATCTCACTGACTTGTGATCAATATATTTGCATTTTCCGTTCGTTGTactttattgtattattagacgatcgacgatatttttctttcacgatttttatgatttatatgatttatatgcgcatttatatgtgtacgtattatttgaatttttcaatacGCTTAGATGATAATGTGGAAGGTACAAAATTGTTGTCAAGGTAAATTGTTGGCAACGTGAGGAACGCGTTTTTATTAaaaccatttttaatataataataataaaaatatcatcttAAATACtctttaataaatacgattttatatatcaattagtGATTTTacaacgtatgtatattaactTAAtctcttatataaatatatatgcgaCAATGTGATAAGTATGTTTCTCTCAATGAATCACGAGCAAgtcttttgaaaatataaaccaGTTTgtgtacaaaaaaatattatttaattgtcaatcttgaatatttatttcggaattattttgttaattttcattctttatatatatttgtgattACAGTTTCCAATGACGATTCTCTATGATCCCACTCGTAAGAAAGAACCTTCTATGGGTGTATCGCCACAGTATgggcaagaaagagaaatttgtatgaaattatttgaGAAGTGGAGTGAACCAGAACAAGTTCACTTTGTTGAACAATTATTAGCACGTATGTGTCATTATCAACATGGACACATCAATGCGTATCTCAAGCCAATGCTTCAGagagattttatttctcttttaccaaGTATGTATACTTTATTTATTGAGCTGTTgtatctaatattaatatatatatatatatatatatatatatatatatatatatatatgtatatatatatatatatatatatatatatatatatatatatatatatatatatgttgcgatctctatgaaataattgaaatacttTAATCAGAAAAAGGATTAGATCATGTGGCAGAGagtattctttcatatttggACGCCGAATCATTGACAGCTGCAGAATTAGTTTGCAAAGAATGGTATAGAGTTATCAGCGAAGGAATGCTTTggaagaaattaattgaacGTAAAGTCAGGACGGATTCGGTTTGGAGAGGCCTAGCAGAAAGGAGAGGATGGTGAATATTTCCTTATTAAGAACTATGAAATTTATCAGCCACTTTTCAAAGAAGTAGAGTATGCATGTTGatagttaattatttttaaacaattatgatattaacatatactttcctttttttttccataggaTACAATATCTGTTTAAACCTCGACCAGGAGAGAGTCATCCGAATCATAACTTTTACAGAAATCTTTATCCCAAGATTGTTAAAGATATTGAtagtatagataataattgGAGAATGGGTAGATTTAATCTTCAAAGAATAAACTGCAGAAGTGAAAATTCAAAGGGTGTTTATTGTCTACAATATGATGACCAAAAAATAGTCTCTGGATTAAGAgataatacgattaaaatttgGGACAGAAATACATTACAATGCATTAAGGTGTTGACTGGTCATACAGGTTCTGTCCTATGTTTACAATATGATGACAAAGCCATAATATCAGGCTCTTCGGATAGTACAGTAAGAGTATGGGATGCGACAACAGGTGAGATGGTTAGTACGTTGATACATCATTGCGAAGCTGTATTACATCTCAGATTTAATAATGGTATGATGGTCACTTGCTCGAAGGTTAGTACAaatgttattttcttaatatatttcaaaatacatatttttaattaataaatattacatgaatatttattatcgtataggATCGTTCGATAGCAGTTTGGGATATGACATCACAGAAGGAAATTGCATTGAGAAGAGTACTTGTGGGTCATAGAGCAGCAGTGAATGTAGTTGattttgatgaaaaatatatcgtttctGCTAGTGGTGATAGGACTATTAAAGTATGGAATACGTCCACCTGCGAGTTTGTACGAACGTTAAATGGACATAAACGGGGTATAGCGTGTTTGCAATATAGGGATCGCTTAGTCGTGAGTGGCAGCAGTGACAACACTATTAGACTGTGGGACATTGAATGTGGAGCATGTTTACGTGTTTTAGAAGGTCATGAAGAACTGGTCAGATGTATACGATTTGACAGTAAACATATTGTTAGTGGAGCATATGATGGGTATGTATTATctctgtaataatgataaattttaatattttttctataaatttaatacataGTAACAGAAAAGATTACTGACCACTCATGATGCTCACATTACGTTTGTCTCGTTTATgttgtagaaaaattaaagtatGGGATTTGGTAGCTGCATTAGATCCGCGTGCACTTGCAAACACTTTATGTCTGCGTACATTAGTGGTAagatctttataataattttattatcctgGTATAATCAAATTcgtcttatatatttttgtacgaATTTTATACGAATGTAGGAACATACTGGGCGTGTATTTCGTCTTCAATTCGACGAATTCCAAATAGTATCATCATCACATGATGACACGATACTAATTTGGGATTTCCTTAATTTTAATCCATCAAATGGATCTGTATCTAGCGGTCCAGCACCAATCAATGCTTTAGCTGCCAATCAATCTGGTACCAGATCTCCTTCTCGTATGTATAATTAGATTCAGTTTTTATAtgcaaatgtaaatatatttttatttctaaatattaacattttttctttttgttttttttacagCATTTGAGTGACTCATCAACAGGAAGATTCCTTTATTGTGATATAATTGTAAGTGTACGTttaattgatatcattataataaatttttatatttttatatttttaaataattatagtaaatatacatactcatttagaaaataatatttttgacttATCGTATGTCTAccttatttgtaaaatttaaaaaagaggaaatataataatataataatttcatagattttaatgataaatttcttttaataattttatacgtgTTTCCTAATCTCATTTAGTAAagaaatctataaaataatagcaCTATTTTGTTTCAGACAAGTGGTTAGTGAGTGAATTGATTGTGTTCACGATAGTGTACACAAACATGAAGAATAAGTGTCCAGTGTGAACAGCGCCTAAACAGACACAAACATCCTAAAACTCTTAATCATGGACTTTGGTTTGTTATTTGCAGTGAAACGCGAAAGAAATTCCCTTGAGATAGGAGATATGTACTgacttatataaaaatattaattaatttatatgcgCTTGAGGCACACACACTGCGTTTAGTAATGAACAGTATATTAAAACCATATAAATACATCCCATGGATTTGCCGTCTGCTATGGCCATATCTGGATTTCTTCTACGCTCTATGATACGATAGAAGTTGACCATTTTACTACTATGAAAAAGACTTGAAACACGCAACAAAATGAAAACGTTTTAGGGAGGCTGGATACACTTAATAAGATATTAGATGTATTATAgtaaattaatgatttttttatataattaatttatgctAAGAAAATTGTAAACTGTTGTCTGATCGGGATACTTATTTTGTGTGAATGTGAAAATGCAACTTCATAAAACAATTATGACAATTATCATGTTTCATCACTTTCAAAGGTAGCTAAGGTGGATCGCTATATCATGTTAAGTAGCATTGATATAAAATCAAGAATTAAATGTATAGAgagattattctttttttttttctttttttctgttttttttttatgtttttttcttcttttttttgtagataCTATTATTTTGCAATATTCATTTTACGTAAAAATGGGTAAAAGTCAACTATTTCCGCGTTGCCACATGGCAAAATGTTATttgcatttaaaatattacgtttgatatatacacagagagaTGTAAATATTCATGCAGACAATGTAGTATCTCTAAAACAATTGTAGTTGCTATAAAAAGTTACTGTAACTTGATTATTGATCTCGGATAGAGCATAATTTTTATGTTGTGTGTTTAATGTGTACTAATGATATTTCTTTGGATTAAACATTGAggttattttatcaatttaaaaatttctctaaAGCAGTATCGctcttaaatgaaattttatgtttatgtccAATGTCGAATAgatgatttttgttataatgatCAATAGAAATACAATATTGCGTATAGACATTTACATATGATCTTATTAAgccataaaaagaaaattatttgttttccaGGTTGtcataaaatgtaataatgtaTTTTAGTATGTAATTCCACACAGCAGAGATGAGATATTTTGATCctgttgtaatttttataatgttccAAAAAAATAACCGAAGcttattatacgtatgtaattTCTGATATTAACTCAATACATGATTTTGGATTTTGCATCGTATATTacaagtgtgtgtgtgtgtgtgtgcgcgcgcgcgtatgtatgtgtatatatatagacacgcgcgcacacaaacatacacacacactcatcaagtattaatgaaaaatattaaacggaTACATACGATATTTTCGCGAATAATAGCTCTTACCGTGCAAAAGTAACAGCATGTAGCCAAATTGGGTACAAAAAATTGTGATGTTAAAGCTAGGAATGATAATATGAGaaactttctatatataacCGTAAGTATATACGGGGATATGTATATACGGGGGTAACAGTGtaaaattatacttttataagtATTTAATGGATTCAAAATTTTTGTGAAATGTAAATTGTAGAGATATTATAGAACgaaattcttataaattattaacatattctTCGTGTGCACATACCCAATTATATTACAGTTTTGCTGTCTATGAATGCACATATGTAGATTTTATGAAAAACCATAAACTACGTTTTCCTGCTAAGTGGTACAAGTGTATCTTTTACTTAGATTGGGGTCTTAAACCATTCAATGAAtaaagtcattattattaactaagaatataaagtcctttaataaattgttttcaGATGAAACTTATTAAGCAATATTATTAAGGATACTTCATATAGAGCCAAATATTTCTTAGACAATATATAAGGCATTGTAGTAGTAATATAAGgcattacatttttttttatttactctttAAAATCA
The genomic region above belongs to Vespa crabro chromosome 2, iyVesCrab1.2, whole genome shotgun sequence and contains:
- the LOC124421994 gene encoding beta-TrCP isoform X3, encoding MTILYDPTRKKEPSMGVSPQYGQEREICMKLFEKWSEPEQVHFVEQLLARMCHYQHGHINAYLKPMLQRDFISLLPKKGLDHVAESILSYLDAESLTAAELVCKEWYRVISEGMLWKKLIERKVRTDSVWRGLAERRGWIQYLFKPRPGESHPNHNFYRNLYPKIVKDIDSIDNNWRMGRFNLQRINCRSENSKGVYCLQYDDQKIVSGLRDNTIKIWDRNTLQCIKVLTGHTGSVLCLQYDDKAIISGSSDSTVRVWDATTGEMVSTLIHHCEAVLHLRFNNGMMVTCSKDRSIAVWDMTSQKEIALRRVLVGHRAAVNVVDFDEKYIVSASGDRTIKVWNTSTCEFVRTLNGHKRGIACLQYRDRLVVSGSSDNTIRLWDIECGACLRVLEGHEELVRCIRFDSKHIVSGAYDGKIKVWDLVAALDPRALANTLCLRTLVEHTGRVFRLQFDEFQIVSSSHDDTILIWDFLNFNPSNGSVSSGPAPINALAANQSGTRSPSPFE
- the LOC124421994 gene encoding beta-TrCP isoform X2, with the translated sequence MFPMTILYDPTRKKEPSMGVSPQYGQEREICMKLFEKWSEPEQVHFVEQLLARMCHYQHGHINAYLKPMLQRDFISLLPKKGLDHVAESILSYLDAESLTAAELVCKEWYRVISEGMLWKKLIERKVRTDSVWRGLAERRGWIQYLFKPRPGESHPNHNFYRNLYPKIVKDIDSIDNNWRMGRFNLQRINCRSENSKGVYCLQYDDQKIVSGLRDNTIKIWDRNTLQCIKVLTGHTGSVLCLQYDDKAIISGSSDSTVRVWDATTGEMVSTLIHHCEAVLHLRFNNGMMVTCSKDRSIAVWDMTSQKEIALRRVLVGHRAAVNVVDFDEKYIVSASGDRTIKVWNTSTCEFVRTLNGHKRGIACLQYRDRLVVSGSSDNTIRLWDIECGACLRVLEGHEELVRCIRFDSKHIVSGAYDGKIKVWDLVAALDPRALANTLCLRTLVEHTGRVFRLQFDEFQIVSSSHDDTILIWDFLNFNPSNGSVSSGPAPINALAANQSGTRSPSPFE
- the LOC124421994 gene encoding beta-TrCP isoform X1; its protein translation is METDKIIDDENTNLQFPMTILYDPTRKKEPSMGVSPQYGQEREICMKLFEKWSEPEQVHFVEQLLARMCHYQHGHINAYLKPMLQRDFISLLPKKGLDHVAESILSYLDAESLTAAELVCKEWYRVISEGMLWKKLIERKVRTDSVWRGLAERRGWIQYLFKPRPGESHPNHNFYRNLYPKIVKDIDSIDNNWRMGRFNLQRINCRSENSKGVYCLQYDDQKIVSGLRDNTIKIWDRNTLQCIKVLTGHTGSVLCLQYDDKAIISGSSDSTVRVWDATTGEMVSTLIHHCEAVLHLRFNNGMMVTCSKDRSIAVWDMTSQKEIALRRVLVGHRAAVNVVDFDEKYIVSASGDRTIKVWNTSTCEFVRTLNGHKRGIACLQYRDRLVVSGSSDNTIRLWDIECGACLRVLEGHEELVRCIRFDSKHIVSGAYDGKIKVWDLVAALDPRALANTLCLRTLVEHTGRVFRLQFDEFQIVSSSHDDTILIWDFLNFNPSNGSVSSGPAPINALAANQSGTRSPSPFE